From Acinetobacter sp. ASP199, the proteins below share one genomic window:
- a CDS encoding efflux RND transporter permease subunit, with amino-acid sequence MWLTRISVKFPVFTIMMMFCLMVLGLASWQRMGVEEFPDVDFPFVVIYTNYPGASPETVESEITKKLEDQINTISGLKQVISQSSEGLSMITAEFNLDIPSTTAAQDVRDKIASVTANFRDEIQEPVVERYDPSANAIMSIVFESDKMDLKSLSSYLDQRIVPQLRTVAGVGTVNLLGDAQRQIRIQIEPQKLQAFGIGVDSVINTLKSENVEVPGGTLKSGNSELVIEINSKVLHPQAFGDLVIANKNGAPIFLKQVATIEDSQAELETGAFLDGKAAVAVDILRSSDSNVIEVVDETYKTLESIKVQLPQGTTLQVVVDSSKSIRGTIGDVARTIIEGAVLAVLIVLLFLGSFRSTVITGLTLPIALLGTLTFIWAFGFTINMMTLLALSLSIGLLIDDAIVVRENIVRHSAMGKDHVTAALDGTKEIGLAVLATTLTIVAVFLPVAFMGGIIGRFFFQFGVAVSTAVLISMFVSFTLDPMLSAHWAERKKDPNKKPNAVKRFFTWISNKLDGLSDVYEKLLKLALRFRLITILIAVASLFGALGLSKLIGTEFVPVPDKGEIRIKFETPVDSSLEYSQAKLQQVDQIIRKHPDVRATYGVINGVTDRGKNHVSLRVTVTPRTEREKTLNDLNNEFRERLQSVGGITITSVASADETVSGGQKPIMISIKGPDLDELQKISDRFMAEIGKVEGVVDLESSLKEPKPTLAVQVNRVLASDLGLSVNQIANVIRPLIAGDNVTSWQDEKGESYDVNLRLTEDKRTLPSDLQNMYLTSNKTDANGQPIMIPLSSVAKFEEKLGASQINRRDLAREVLVEANTAGRPAGDIGTDISKVQADFDLPPGYSFDTQGANADMAESAGYALTAITLSIVFIYIVLGSQFNSFIHPAAIMASLPLSLIGVFLALFLFNSTMNLFSIIGIIMLMGLVTKNAILLIDFIKKAMDRGEDRYEAIIASGKTRLRPILMTTSAMVMGMVPLALGLGEGGEQSAPMAHAVIGGVITSTLLTLVVVPVIFTYLDDFKNFMLRHARKIMS; translated from the coding sequence ATGTGGTTGACGCGTATTAGTGTGAAGTTTCCTGTATTTACCATCATGATGATGTTCTGCCTGATGGTACTAGGTCTTGCTTCCTGGCAACGTATGGGTGTGGAAGAGTTTCCTGATGTCGATTTTCCCTTTGTCGTGATCTACACCAACTATCCGGGTGCTTCTCCTGAAACGGTTGAATCCGAGATCACCAAAAAGCTGGAAGATCAGATCAATACCATTTCTGGCCTTAAACAGGTGATTTCACAATCCAGTGAAGGCCTGTCAATGATTACTGCAGAATTTAATCTGGATATTCCGTCAACCACTGCTGCACAGGATGTACGAGATAAAATTGCGTCTGTTACTGCTAATTTTCGTGATGAAATTCAGGAACCCGTGGTTGAGCGTTATGACCCGTCTGCCAATGCCATCATGTCGATCGTATTTGAATCTGACAAGATGGATCTCAAATCATTAAGCTCTTATCTGGATCAACGCATTGTACCGCAGCTACGGACTGTTGCTGGTGTGGGTACCGTCAATCTTCTCGGTGATGCCCAGCGTCAGATCCGTATTCAGATTGAACCACAAAAATTACAAGCCTTTGGCATTGGGGTAGACAGTGTCATCAATACACTGAAATCTGAAAATGTCGAAGTTCCAGGCGGCACACTGAAATCTGGCAACTCCGAGCTGGTGATTGAAATCAATTCCAAAGTGCTGCATCCACAAGCCTTTGGGGATCTGGTCATTGCCAATAAAAATGGCGCACCTATTTTTCTGAAACAGGTTGCTACAATTGAGGACAGTCAGGCCGAACTGGAAACAGGGGCTTTCCTGGATGGCAAGGCAGCAGTGGCTGTCGACATTCTGCGTAGTTCTGACTCTAATGTCATTGAAGTTGTCGATGAAACGTATAAAACTTTAGAAAGCATTAAAGTCCAACTCCCGCAAGGTACGACCTTGCAAGTCGTGGTTGATTCTTCCAAGAGCATTCGTGGGACTATTGGCGATGTGGCACGGACCATCATTGAAGGTGCTGTGCTTGCAGTACTGATCGTATTGTTATTTTTAGGTTCTTTCCGTTCTACCGTCATTACTGGCCTCACCTTACCGATTGCTCTGCTTGGTACCTTAACCTTTATCTGGGCATTTGGTTTCACCATCAACATGATGACGCTGCTGGCACTTTCGCTCAGTATTGGTCTGTTGATTGATGATGCCATCGTGGTTCGGGAAAATATTGTGCGGCATAGTGCGATGGGCAAAGACCATGTCACTGCAGCTCTGGATGGCACCAAAGAAATTGGTCTGGCTGTTCTCGCCACTACACTGACCATTGTCGCGGTATTCTTACCCGTTGCTTTTATGGGCGGTATTATTGGCCGTTTCTTCTTCCAATTTGGCGTTGCAGTGAGTACCGCTGTGCTGATTTCCATGTTTGTCAGCTTTACCTTAGATCCAATGCTGTCTGCGCATTGGGCAGAGCGTAAAAAGGACCCAAATAAAAAACCCAATGCAGTAAAACGCTTTTTTACCTGGATTTCCAATAAGCTCGATGGCTTAAGCGATGTCTACGAGAAATTACTCAAACTGGCACTGCGTTTTCGATTGATCACGATTCTGATTGCGGTTGCCTCTCTATTTGGCGCTCTTGGACTTTCCAAATTGATTGGCACCGAGTTTGTACCCGTGCCAGACAAAGGTGAGATCCGGATTAAATTTGAAACTCCTGTTGATTCATCCCTAGAGTATTCTCAGGCCAAACTGCAGCAGGTTGATCAGATCATCCGTAAACATCCGGATGTACGTGCGACTTATGGCGTCATCAATGGTGTTACTGATCGGGGTAAAAACCATGTCAGTCTGCGCGTCACCGTGACACCACGGACTGAACGTGAAAAAACCCTGAACGATCTTAACAATGAATTCCGTGAGCGCTTGCAGTCTGTAGGTGGGATTACCATTACTTCAGTTGCCTCTGCAGATGAAACTGTTTCTGGTGGGCAAAAGCCAATCATGATCTCTATTAAGGGACCAGATCTGGATGAATTACAAAAGATTTCTGACCGCTTTATGGCAGAGATTGGCAAAGTAGAGGGCGTGGTCGATCTGGAGAGTTCATTAAAAGAACCGAAGCCTACCCTGGCCGTGCAGGTCAATCGAGTACTGGCAAGTGATCTTGGTCTTTCAGTCAATCAGATTGCCAATGTCATCCGTCCACTGATTGCTGGCGATAATGTCACATCCTGGCAAGATGAAAAAGGTGAAAGCTATGACGTTAATCTGCGTCTGACTGAAGATAAACGCACGCTACCAAGTGACTTACAGAATATGTATCTGACTTCAAACAAGACCGATGCCAATGGGCAACCCATCATGATTCCTCTCTCAAGTGTGGCGAAATTTGAGGAAAAACTTGGAGCATCCCAGATTAACCGTCGTGATCTGGCACGTGAAGTACTAGTAGAAGCCAATACAGCGGGCCGTCCTGCGGGTGATATCGGTACAGACATTAGCAAAGTACAAGCTGATTTTGACCTGCCACCGGGCTATAGCTTTGATACCCAAGGTGCAAATGCGGATATGGCCGAATCTGCAGGTTATGCCCTGACTGCGATTACCTTGTCGATTGTATTTATTTATATCGTACTAGGTTCGCAGTTCAACAGTTTTATTCACCCTGCGGCGATTATGGCTTCATTACCCTTATCGCTCATTGGGGTGTTCTTAGCATTATTCTTGTTTAATTCGACCATGAACCTGTTCTCGATCATCGGGATCATCATGTTGATGGGTCTAGTAACCAAAAATGCAATTCTGCTGATTGACTTCATCAAGAAAGCCATGGACCGTGGCGAAGATCGTTACGAAGCCATTATTGCTTCCGGGAAAACCCGTTTACGTCCAATCCTGATGACGACGAGTGCCATGGTGATGGGTATGGTTCCGCTGGCGCTTGGACTCGGTGAAGGCGGTGAACAAAGTGCACCCATGGCACATGCCGTGATTGGTGGGGTGATCACCTCTACCCTGCTCACCTTAGTCGTTGTTCCGGTCATCTTTACTTATCTGGATGACTTTAAGAATTTTATGCTGCGCCACGCGCGTAAAATCATGTCATAA
- a CDS encoding proline--tRNA ligase: MRASRFLFATLRETPNDAEVISHQLMLRAGMIRKLASGLYTWLPMGVRVLNKVEAIVREEMDRAGSLQVLMPVTQPASLWEESGRYVQYGPELLRFKDRHTNDFVLGPTHEEVITDLARNELKSYKQLPANFYQVQTKFRDEIRPRFGVMRSREFIMKDAYSFHADQESLQETYDKMYDAYCKIFTRLGLNFRPVQADTGSIGGSGSHEFHVLASSGEDDIAFSTESDYAANIEMAEAVLVGERTAPAQELKVVDTPNQKTIADVSHFLGTDPAHSVKALLVQGVAKEAGQPAPVVALFLRGDHELNEIKAEKHPQIAAPLAFATEAQLAELGLTAGFVGPQGLVEKGITVIVDRAASVLSDFVAGANEADKHATGVNWDRDAKFTEVYDLRNVVEGDPSPDGKGTLQIKRGIEVGHIFQLGKKYSEALGCKVLGEDGKPFTVTMGCYGIGVTRVVASAIEQNYDEKGIIWPSAIAPFEVAIVPMNAHKSPRTLEAAEALYAELQAAGYDVLLDDRNERPGVKFSDLELTGIPHRIVIGEKGLDAGTFEYKGRRDAESVNLSKEELLAKITK, translated from the coding sequence ATGCGCGCGAGTCGCTTTTTATTTGCAACGTTGAGAGAAACCCCGAACGATGCTGAAGTTATCTCACATCAGCTCATGCTTCGTGCCGGTATGATTCGTAAGTTGGCTTCAGGTTTATACACCTGGCTGCCGATGGGCGTGCGCGTATTAAATAAAGTTGAAGCGATCGTTCGCGAAGAAATGGATCGTGCTGGTTCATTGCAGGTGTTAATGCCTGTAACTCAGCCTGCTTCACTCTGGGAAGAATCTGGCCGTTATGTTCAATATGGTCCTGAACTGCTTCGTTTCAAAGACCGTCATACGAATGATTTCGTGCTTGGTCCTACACACGAAGAAGTTATTACTGATCTTGCGCGTAATGAATTAAAAAGCTACAAGCAATTGCCTGCAAATTTCTATCAAGTACAGACTAAATTCCGTGACGAAATTCGCCCACGTTTTGGCGTAATGCGTTCACGTGAATTCATCATGAAAGATGCATATTCTTTCCATGCGGATCAAGAATCACTGCAAGAAACCTACGACAAGATGTATGACGCGTACTGCAAAATCTTTACCCGTTTAGGTTTAAATTTCCGTCCAGTACAGGCTGATACCGGTTCAATCGGTGGTTCAGGTTCTCACGAATTCCACGTTTTGGCTTCAAGCGGTGAAGACGATATCGCATTCTCGACTGAATCAGATTACGCAGCCAACATCGAAATGGCTGAAGCAGTTCTGGTTGGCGAACGCACTGCACCTGCTCAAGAATTAAAAGTTGTTGATACCCCAAATCAAAAAACGATTGCTGATGTATCTCACTTCCTAGGTACTGACCCTGCACATTCAGTGAAAGCTCTCCTTGTTCAAGGCGTCGCAAAAGAAGCTGGTCAACCTGCTCCAGTCGTTGCTTTGTTCCTTCGCGGTGACCATGAACTGAATGAAATTAAAGCTGAAAAGCATCCACAAATTGCTGCTCCTTTAGCATTTGCGACTGAAGCTCAACTTGCTGAACTTGGTTTAACTGCTGGTTTTGTAGGTCCACAAGGTCTGGTAGAAAAAGGGATTACGGTCATTGTTGACCGTGCTGCTTCTGTACTTTCTGACTTCGTTGCAGGCGCAAATGAAGCTGACAAGCATGCGACTGGCGTAAACTGGGACCGTGATGCGAAGTTTACTGAAGTTTATGACCTACGTAACGTGGTTGAAGGTGACCCTTCTCCAGATGGTAAAGGTACACTTCAAATCAAACGCGGTATTGAAGTGGGTCATATTTTCCAGTTAGGCAAAAAATACTCAGAAGCGCTCGGCTGTAAAGTTCTTGGTGAAGATGGTAAGCCATTCACTGTAACCATGGGTTGTTACGGTATCGGTGTAACACGTGTGGTTGCTTCTGCAATTGAGCAGAACTATGATGAAAAAGGTATCATCTGGCCATCTGCGATTGCACCTTTTGAAGTGGCAATTGTGCCAATGAATGCACATAAATCACCACGTACTCTAGAAGCTGCTGAAGCGTTATATGCAGAATTACAAGCCGCTGGTTATGATGTTTTACTTGATGACCGTAACGAACGTCCAGGTGTAAAATTCTCTGATCTTGAACTTACTGGTATTCCGCACCGTATTGTGATTGGTGAAAAAGGTCTGGATGCAGGCACTTTTGAATACAAAGGTCGCCGTGATGCAGAATCAGTTAATCTTTCTAAAGAAGAATTATTGGCTAAAATTACTAAATAA
- a CDS encoding DUF6160 family protein, with the protein MKTKKMQLKLLTVCVFLAQQTYALEVIQDQDLGQVTGQDGLSLTHEVSKVYIEQANWLDPTGDQNVQRGLGLHQVNVLGVDNNPIVSQLHLDVGATEVGTGIRLAFSVDPFNAEANLNIVEKACSGPTCHAINRNTANISSLGKLGIQTNSPIKMLLQTQAGLFNSKELAYLDFQLQNANISHALGNNKTLLKDFNFNFSGFGYMSVNQHEGIVLSTYNTAEKPGIDSETNIVHLGRVADSTDVAAGRINATNPGINLDLRYVTQQDATSPAVVKNIMRMGASGDITNAKIFMNGNQSNITKFGVNTNGQAYNALTGYESITNTGGLHLGISTDFTNASNSQNAPTKLEIGHTGQGSYAIEFSNLRALTKQQNAYIDFGDIYVNTISGKSLDFLINENLKNTLMQNDHIRKQNLNATENYAFIAVRGMDFQSIASKARFISDNSIAALTGDGGSWGIGIPIYNLNANVALTGTTYDGKQGIAYNVLASTEGYGIDAKTGLPSTTSILLIDGQDGVHGEAVNYYAGLRNIDALIQAEGVIGYEDSGLYIRADDLLIAAQAELAIGQLPGSKYNCTSGSALCGAVVANDSFSKPDDVLTTIALKLDGSGELRIIPGVDPTPADPDSNYLGLKGNFKFKDLTAAQRDDENYVGSYFSLINKDIGENGQVVQSSALTLNSLEGNLGFDTKVKLSADTVTLDSQIDLNHTKDLANPFRTNFAMTTNNTMQNMASIALTGGTMRSTLGITPR; encoded by the coding sequence ATGAAAACAAAAAAAATGCAATTAAAACTCCTCACTGTATGTGTATTTTTGGCACAACAAACCTATGCTTTAGAGGTTATTCAAGATCAGGATCTAGGACAGGTTACAGGTCAAGACGGGCTGAGCCTTACTCACGAAGTTTCAAAAGTGTACATTGAACAAGCCAACTGGCTTGATCCTACCGGTGATCAGAATGTGCAAAGAGGTTTGGGGCTGCATCAAGTAAATGTATTAGGTGTTGATAACAATCCTATCGTGAGCCAATTACATCTTGATGTGGGTGCAACAGAGGTCGGCACAGGGATCAGGCTGGCATTTAGTGTGGATCCATTTAATGCTGAAGCCAACTTAAATATTGTTGAAAAAGCCTGTAGTGGACCAACATGTCATGCCATCAATCGGAATACGGCAAATATAAGTAGCCTGGGTAAGTTGGGTATACAAACTAACTCTCCAATAAAAATGCTCTTACAAACACAAGCAGGCTTATTTAACAGTAAAGAGCTCGCTTATCTAGATTTTCAATTGCAAAATGCAAATATAAGTCATGCCTTAGGAAATAATAAAACCCTATTAAAAGACTTTAATTTTAACTTCTCTGGTTTTGGCTATATGTCTGTTAACCAGCATGAAGGCATTGTCTTAAGTACATACAATACTGCAGAAAAACCAGGTATTGATAGTGAAACTAATATTGTGCATTTAGGACGTGTTGCTGATAGCACTGATGTCGCAGCAGGGCGTATTAATGCTACTAATCCTGGTATAAACCTGGATTTACGCTATGTGACACAACAAGATGCAACTTCCCCAGCAGTAGTCAAAAATATTATGCGTATGGGTGCATCAGGCGATATCACCAACGCAAAAATATTTATGAATGGCAATCAGTCGAATATTACTAAATTTGGAGTCAATACCAATGGTCAGGCATACAATGCTTTAACAGGTTATGAAAGTATCACCAATACTGGTGGCCTGCATTTGGGTATCTCCACTGATTTCACCAATGCGTCCAATAGCCAAAATGCACCAACCAAATTAGAAATAGGCCATACGGGGCAAGGAAGTTATGCAATTGAATTTTCTAATTTAAGGGCACTTACAAAGCAGCAAAATGCTTATATTGATTTTGGTGACATTTATGTCAACACAATTTCAGGTAAAAGCTTAGATTTTCTGATAAATGAAAATTTAAAAAATACCTTAATGCAAAATGATCATATTCGTAAGCAAAATCTAAATGCTACTGAAAATTATGCCTTTATTGCAGTGCGTGGCATGGACTTTCAGTCAATCGCCAGTAAAGCACGCTTTATTTCAGACAATTCGATTGCCGCCCTTACAGGCGATGGCGGTTCTTGGGGCATAGGTATTCCGATCTATAACCTGAATGCCAATGTAGCGTTGACCGGTACAACTTATGACGGTAAACAGGGGATAGCTTACAATGTCCTTGCATCAACCGAGGGTTATGGTATTGATGCCAAAACGGGTTTGCCAAGTACGACCTCTATTCTTTTAATTGATGGTCAGGATGGAGTGCATGGCGAGGCTGTGAACTACTATGCTGGTCTACGTAATATTGATGCACTGATTCAAGCTGAAGGTGTGATTGGCTATGAAGACAGTGGATTATATATTCGTGCAGATGATTTATTAATTGCAGCTCAAGCCGAATTAGCAATTGGCCAATTGCCTGGGTCAAAATATAACTGTACTTCAGGATCTGCACTATGTGGTGCTGTAGTTGCTAACGATAGCTTCTCAAAACCTGATGATGTTTTAACCACGATTGCTTTAAAATTAGACGGTTCAGGTGAACTACGCATTATTCCAGGGGTCGATCCGACTCCTGCTGATCCTGACAGTAACTACCTTGGACTGAAAGGTAATTTCAAATTTAAAGATTTAACTGCTGCACAACGTGACGATGAGAATTATGTAGGTAGTTATTTTAGCTTAATCAACAAGGATATTGGTGAAAATGGTCAGGTTGTACAAAGTTCAGCATTAACTTTGAATAGTCTGGAAGGAAATTTAGGTTTTGATACAAAAGTTAAACTAAGCGCAGATACGGTGACTTTGGATAGTCAGATTGACTTGAATCATACCAAGGATCTGGCAAACCCATTTAGAACCAATTTTGCAATGACTACGAATAATACGATGCAAAATATGGCATCAATTGCGTTAACAGGTGGAACGATGCGTAGCACTTTAGGAATAACGCCACGTTAA
- the dcd gene encoding dCTP deaminase, translated as MAIKSDRWIREMSEKHGMIEPYAENQVRFGENGEKLISYGVSSYGYDVRCAREFKVFTNVHSAIVDPKHFDEKSFIDIESDVCIIPPNSFALARTVEYFRIPRNVLTVCLGKSTYARCGIIVNVTPLEPEWEGHVTLEFSNTTNLPARIYAGEGVAQMLFFESDEVCETSYKDRGGKYQGQTGVTLPKA; from the coding sequence ATGGCAATTAAGTCTGATCGCTGGATTCGCGAAATGAGCGAAAAACATGGCATGATCGAACCATATGCAGAAAACCAGGTTCGTTTTGGTGAAAATGGTGAAAAACTCATTTCCTATGGCGTATCAAGCTATGGTTATGATGTTCGTTGTGCACGTGAATTCAAGGTATTTACCAATGTGCATTCTGCGATTGTTGACCCGAAACACTTCGATGAGAAAAGCTTCATCGATATTGAATCTGATGTATGTATTATCCCGCCTAACTCATTTGCGCTTGCACGTACTGTCGAATATTTCCGTATTCCACGTAATGTACTGACGGTTTGTCTGGGTAAATCTACCTATGCGCGTTGCGGTATTATTGTGAATGTGACTCCACTTGAACCAGAGTGGGAAGGTCATGTCACCCTTGAGTTTTCAAATACGACGAACCTTCCTGCACGTATCTATGCGGGTGAAGGTGTGGCACAGATGTTGTTCTTTGAATCTGATGAAGTTTGTGAAACTTCATACAAAGACCGCGGCGGTAAGTATCAGGGCCAGACAGGCGTGACTTTGCCAAAAGCATAA
- a CDS encoding LysE family translocator: MISWLFIGLVVTILLTPGPTNTLLASSGIHAGFRKSFYLIPAEALGYLLAISFWGILIGKISTHLPALPNILKLFSACYILYLAIRLWRTAEVADSLSQFTIRARELFLATLLNPKALLFASAIFPVIAWQNSYYYVAHMLMFLGLLIPIAFLWTFFGTLLGRNNNRWLNQKNMQKTASLVLMSFSVPLSYSAIMSL; this comes from the coding sequence ATGATTTCTTGGTTATTTATTGGTTTAGTGGTCACTATTTTGTTGACTCCAGGCCCAACCAATACCCTATTGGCATCTTCCGGGATCCATGCAGGTTTTAGGAAATCATTTTATCTTATTCCTGCAGAAGCCTTAGGTTATCTGCTTGCGATCAGTTTTTGGGGAATCCTGATTGGTAAGATTTCAACCCATCTGCCAGCTTTACCTAATATCCTGAAATTATTCAGTGCCTGTTATATTCTCTATTTGGCAATCAGGTTATGGCGCACTGCAGAAGTCGCTGACAGTTTGAGTCAATTCACCATCCGTGCCAGAGAATTATTCTTAGCCACTTTGCTGAACCCTAAGGCTTTATTGTTTGCATCAGCGATTTTCCCGGTGATTGCATGGCAGAATAGTTACTACTATGTCGCGCATATGCTGATGTTTTTAGGACTGTTGATTCCAATTGCATTTTTATGGACGTTCTTCGGTACTTTACTGGGGCGTAACAATAATCGTTGGCTTAATCAAAAAAATATGCAAAAGACCGCCTCATTGGTACTGATGAGCTTTTCTGTGCCGCTGAGTTATTCAGCGATTATGAGTCTGTAA
- a CDS encoding transposase family protein yields the protein MKYIDSKKLSETQFKRYTGISWSTFDLMVEQLKMHVPAKGRPTKLSIEDQILLCLSYWREYRTLFHVATSYGVSEPTASRIVRHVEDCLIKSNLFNLPKHLPKGEGIDWNVVIVDATEIPIQRPKKTEEKL from the coding sequence ATGAAATACATCGATTCAAAAAAGCTTTCTGAAACACAGTTTAAGCGATACACAGGCATCTCATGGTCAACCTTTGATTTAATGGTGGAACAACTGAAAATGCATGTTCCTGCTAAAGGTAGACCCACCAAATTAAGCATAGAAGATCAAATCCTTCTGTGCTTAAGTTATTGGCGTGAATATCGAACATTGTTCCATGTTGCAACTAGTTATGGTGTGTCAGAGCCGACTGCTTCAAGAATTGTCCGTCATGTAGAGGACTGCCTGATCAAGTCTAATCTATTTAATTTACCGAAGCATTTACCTAAGGGCGAAGGCATCGACTGGAACGTGGTGATTGTTGATGCCACAGAAATTCCAATACAAAGACCTAAAAAAACAGAAGAAAAGCTATAG
- a CDS encoding IS5/IS1182 family transposase: MPQKFQYKDLKKQKKSYSGKKKAHTFKVQAIIHYRTQQILSLCTSRGAVHDFALFKRNLHQIPAGAFILADKGYQGIYSVYPNSLLPLKAKKRCKLNPELKIYNQEINKRRIGIEHVFGSLKTFKILAERYRNRGKRLGLRFNLIAGIYNMELSKK; the protein is encoded by the coding sequence ATGCCACAGAAATTCCAATACAAAGACCTAAAAAAACAGAAGAAAAGCTATAGTGGCAAAAAGAAGGCACATACTTTCAAAGTACAGGCCATCATTCATTATAGAACTCAACAAATTCTGAGTTTATGCACGAGTCGTGGTGCTGTACATGATTTCGCACTCTTCAAACGAAACTTGCATCAGATTCCGGCAGGTGCCTTTATCCTTGCAGATAAAGGCTATCAAGGGATTTACTCAGTGTATCCAAATAGCCTATTGCCATTAAAAGCAAAAAAGCGCTGTAAATTGAATCCTGAACTAAAAATCTATAATCAAGAAATCAACAAAAGAAGAATTGGGATTGAGCATGTATTTGGCAGTTTAAAAACCTTCAAAATCCTTGCTGAGCGATATCGTAATCGAGGAAAAAGACTGGGTTTAAGATTCAATTTAATTGCTGGAATCTACAATATGGAACTGAGTAAAAAATGA
- the apbC gene encoding iron-sulfur cluster carrier protein ApbC, with the protein MSWLSSLKSVFSPSREVNEEAVQNVLQNYILPNSSNALKDRITQVNVQGEILQITINTYPEEKEQLQQIHDELADALEKCGIKELNMHVIQQKTGHKKEGGCGHHHAEGESCSSQPKTTAAPKSNLPPVVDASASANAVKQANENYQPQQEEAPIQKAAPQQRDVPKHPRIQNVILVSSGKGGVGKSTTTVNLALALQKLGLKVGVLDADIYGPSIPTMLGNAGKTPMIEAEHFVPLDAYGLAVLSIGHLTGDHNTPVAWRGPKATGALMQLFNQTLWPDLDVLMIDMPPGTGDIQLTLAQRIPVTGAVIVTTPQNVALLDATKGIELFNRVQIPVMGVVENMSTHICSNCGFEEQIFGTGGGDKLSEQYNIPLLGRLPLNAVIRENADAGKPSVIAGDEAADSYMAIAEKIAAKLPKAQKDQSRIF; encoded by the coding sequence ATGTCGTGGCTTTCTTCGCTTAAATCGGTTTTTTCGCCTTCCAGGGAGGTGAACGAAGAAGCTGTGCAGAACGTACTGCAAAACTATATCTTGCCAAATTCTAGCAATGCCTTGAAGGATCGTATTACTCAGGTCAATGTACAAGGCGAGATTCTTCAAATCACCATTAATACCTATCCTGAAGAAAAAGAGCAGTTACAACAGATTCATGATGAACTGGCTGATGCACTGGAAAAATGTGGCATCAAAGAACTCAATATGCATGTGATCCAGCAAAAAACGGGTCATAAAAAAGAGGGCGGTTGCGGACATCATCATGCCGAAGGTGAAAGCTGCTCTAGTCAGCCGAAAACCACAGCGGCTCCAAAATCAAATCTGCCACCAGTGGTAGATGCATCTGCAAGCGCTAATGCTGTCAAGCAAGCGAATGAAAATTATCAACCTCAACAAGAAGAAGCACCGATTCAAAAAGCTGCACCGCAACAGCGTGATGTACCGAAGCATCCACGTATTCAAAATGTGATTTTAGTGTCTTCTGGTAAGGGTGGTGTGGGTAAATCAACCACCACGGTGAACCTGGCTTTGGCTTTGCAAAAACTTGGCTTAAAAGTGGGTGTGCTGGATGCGGATATTTATGGACCAAGTATTCCAACCATGCTTGGCAATGCCGGTAAAACGCCAATGATTGAAGCTGAACACTTTGTACCATTAGATGCCTATGGCCTGGCAGTGCTGTCAATTGGTCATTTAACCGGTGATCACAATACACCGGTGGCTTGGCGTGGTCCAAAAGCTACAGGCGCATTGATGCAATTGTTTAATCAGACCCTTTGGCCAGATCTGGATGTATTGATGATCGACATGCCGCCTGGCACGGGCGATATCCAGTTGACCTTGGCACAGCGTATTCCGGTAACAGGCGCAGTAATTGTGACAACGCCACAAAATGTGGCATTGCTGGATGCTACCAAAGGGATTGAACTGTTTAACCGGGTGCAGATTCCAGTCATGGGTGTAGTTGAAAATATGTCGACCCATATCTGTTCAAATTGCGGTTTTGAGGAACAGATTTTTGGTACAGGTGGTGGCGATAAATTGTCAGAACAGTACAATATTCCACTACTCGGCCGTCTGCCTTTAAACGCTGTGATTCGTGAAAATGCCGATGCAGGGAAACCTTCCGTGATTGCAGGGGACGAAGCAGCAGATAGCTACATGGCAATTGCAGAAAAGATTGCTGCAAAATTACCAAAAGCTCAAAAAGATCAGTCCCGTATTTTTTAA